Within Gambusia affinis linkage group LG01, SWU_Gaff_1.0, whole genome shotgun sequence, the genomic segment aaaaaagaaacttattcacttatttattcacttaaaacttatttattggttttggaTTTCCATTGCTTTATGAAGCCAGATTGTTCAGCTGTTACTTGATTTGTGGTTTTTCTGATTGTTTGTAATTAGCTCATTAAATATTTCCCAAAACTGGCTTCTGTTTTGTCCCCAGTGGGGTTTCTGAAGATACAGACAGGAATGATAACTGCTGTTAATGATGCCTCTTCAGTGTCACATCAATAATGCACCTCTTGATGCCTGGTAACCACGTTTCAGGCCTATTTACGACAAAATCCATGACTTAATGCTGCATAGATGACGGAATATCTTTAAGACACTGATTTATTAGAGTACAATTTGCACTGTTGATGTATACAGCAAATGTAACTGTATCAAAACTTCGGCCACGGCCAGAGAAGAGGAGTGTTTTTAACGTAGGACTGGAAGGCTGCCTCGGATCCCCATTTCTTCATCGCCTGCTTCTCCAGGATGGGGATGCCACTGACGTAACGTAGTAAAAACCACACGAACAGTGGAGACGCCACACTCAGGTACTGAGGCCCCTGCATGACGGACGAGGCCGAGAGCCAAAGACCCGACCACTGCAGGATCTCCCCAAAGTAGTTGGGGTGTCTGCTGTAGCCCCACAGTCCACTCTGGATGAATTTCCCCTGTGGACACAGAgcagaaactctttttttatttgttttcttagaTCTGACAAGGCATTTAGGGTAAAAGTGTCCAGAGTTCAGCCCAGGGGCAACTTTCACTGGTTTTCTGCAATCCAGGAGTGGCATAAATTTACCCCGTTAATCACAGGTGGTTGATGGAGGTGAAGACTTTTCATTTGTTATCAGGGTGAAATTATTACCAACAGAATTTTCTTacaattgaaaatgttaaacatgtCTATAATGGCtacacaaaacatattcattttaatctgctccgttctgcctattttgagctcctttcagaatgagctgccgtcactttaaatccaaataaccTGCTGCTAGCCACGACTCCGAACTCGACGTTTACACTTGTgcatgaaaatggctgccattATACAACCgtacgtctttgaaaagcattagttctacaacaaaacatttgtcttttctagcGGCCATTGtacatacagcagtaaaaacagCTGACTCAACATGCTGGAGTTTagactgggttgctaggtaacgcactggaactctgcttgggttgctaggtaacgggcaacTGAGGCACTTTACATTGTGACTTTACATTTGGGAGGTTTCTGAACTGGCTCATTAtctagacaccaaaaaaattattattaagtaataaaaatattatttaataatacaaattattagtattattgCCTAAAATAGTTGGGTGTTTTTACAAGCAGTcaaaacccaaatggaagtacaaaagaaaatgtgcaaaatgtgaattttgcataaaatatcCCCTTTAAATACAACACAAAggatttatctttttataatCAAGCTTTTGTAATAAGAACTATCAAgaattttactgaaaatctgACTTTACTGCACCCagatcaaattttatttaatttattaaacttggctaaatattAGCAAGTGTTTTGGAATAAAGTGAcccaaattgtgtttttataattaaaaataaattggttcAATTGAGcctaaaagactttaaaaaacagtaaacatgaaaaatccttttcaagttttgtatttacaataaataacattGGACAATGTTATTTActtgattttagatttttttttttctttattttcttggcTTGCAAGTATTTTGACTCAGTAATTTTGGCTCATATAACCAAAATGGCAACAGTGATCTGAGGCCTTCAGAATAACAAGCCTGCTTACTTACAGCATTATCTGGGTCGCGCTTGAAAAGCCACTTTTGCTGATCCGCAATAGCTTCGGCAGCGAAGCCAATACCCCAAACGGTCCAACCGATGTAGTCCCTGGGCCCCAGAGGCACATTTCGCTTCTCGGTGTTCAGCATGAGGGTAGGAAGGAGGGTCATAAATACCCACACAGCTTGGAGGGACGGAAACAGATGAATCAGTTTCATTCAGCCTTGCTTTAATCCTTCCATGACAAAAAATGCATCTAAAGCAGAGTAAATACCGTCCCCTGTCTTGAATAAATGCATATGGGGAGCGAGAAAGTAGACACTGATTAATACGGGGAGGCTGATCTGGTTCAGAAAGGGAGGAGGTAAAGagcacttttcatattttgtcacagtaaaaccacaaacttcaataaatttcactgggattttctGGCGTAGATCAATGTAGGAAGTAGtaaagtgggagaaaaaaaatggttttatgaGTTTTTCCTAATAATCTGAAAACGGTGGTGGCTACCTGCATTCAGaaccacattttgctgcatAGATCTATGGCCCCAATATCCAGGGCCGGCACAAGCATTTTTAGGACCTTGAGCAGATTTTCATGGCCTACCCTCCACCCCATACCAACaggtcaaaaataataaacaaaacatatccAGGGTTTCTCCCAGTGTGTTATAAGCCAGAAGAACTCGTCCCATAAAGCTCAGGcaccaaaacagtttctgtggccCTTATTAGAAACTCAGCACACACAAAATCAAAGAGCTACTAAAGCcacataaattaaatctccTGTTTGTCCCTCTGTATCCAGCAGAGATGCACAGTGCAACGGATTTAGCTGatcatgcagggccggcccaaggttGTATGAagccttgagcagaatttgacttGGGGCCCCCTTTTGCTGCTAAGAACAccagcaacacaaacagcatTTCATCAAAGATTCAGTCAATTCTGTGAGAAAGGCATAATTTAATTAGCCAACCTAAAAAGCAATCAGTGATAATTGTTGTTTACTGAGatatatttgtgaacaaacaaagCTCAATGATAAACTCAGCGGCAGagtgttgctatggcaacaaaaCCATAGTGACAATGGTTTTTGTCaaacaatctaactatgaagattgttctttgaacttttacaaagtaaacttgccagctccttaaaatcttaaatttaaatgttaaacaattttaaaccttttaatttatgtatcctgaaacaaatcaaatttagcagcgTTGATAATCTCTATAAACCAATGCTATATTTAAGTATCTGTGGTTTGTGTTCAAATATTAGCATTTGTGGGGCCCCTGCAGCCCTTGGGGGCCCTTCTGGAGctgctgacttaatttggattaaacagaagtcaAAATGgttgatattcattttaataattttttttgatttgttgtttttaagacttcGTAGTTGTGGCGATGTCTTCCCATAACACATTTCCTGTCGATTTAGCATCTTTTCATACAAAAACATGGAGGAGCGCCTCGGCGCCCGGCCACCAGGCGAGTTTTCTACCGTTAACCCTGATATCTATGTTCCATGTCACAAATATGGGCCACTTCATCTTGAGCATGGCATAACATCTTTGTAAAGTATGGAACggtttttggttttaaagtgacagaaagtGGCGGTTTAACGACTGTAGCTTCCTCTCCAGATACCTTGAACACTCCAGTAAACAAAGAAAGTCCCAGGGCTGTCTCTGACATTGTTGAACCTGCGGTCATGACCGTCCTTCAAGATTCGCAGGAAAAGGAATGTGCCCAGCCTGCAGTGAGAACACGGTTAGCATCCGTTTCCATTAACTAAGGCATCATTCATTAACTCCAGTGCCCTGACTTTAAAGTTAGACGTTCTTCAGTTCCTCATCTGACCTCTCCAAGAACCCTTCCATGCTTCATGCTAACACTGAACTGCTTCGTTTTGGATCGGTGCTGACTTTCTCACCTGAGCCCCCATGCCGTCACCAACCCGGTCTGCACCTTCTGTCGCGTGTGACTCGCTCCTCCCCAGATCCGACTCAGGTGTGCCAGTAGTATAAATGTGCCAGAGCCTTCaaaaggacagacagacagacgtaCAGACAGTGCAGAATTACAGAAATTATGGTGTGTAGCTCCACTTGTTGCAGGGCAAGGCGTGTCTAATAAATCTTTTACCCAGAGCGCTGTAGGCAATTGGTTCCAAAGTTCATAGCAGAGCGAAGAACAAGAAAAGGACGAGTCAGAAGAAGTGTCAAGGTGATCCGTCAGTGGGgaaatatatatactttttacaGCTATTAACAGGTAAGCTGCAGcttttggaaatgttgaaaaatctAAGTTGACAATTTTAAGTTTGTCtaaattactttgaaaatcTGTAACTTCGGGATTGGACTTTTCTTGAACTATTTCCTTGTGAGTTTGGGCAGAAGTCCATTTTATCATCAAATCAAGTCATTGCTTTCATTCTCAAACGTCTCCTAATTTTGTTCAGTGAACGAATGATTTGCAAGATGCATAATGTTGGATTTGTTCAAATTTGTAATCGAATAAAAGAATTGGTTAAAGTAAGtgggaaaaaatttaataaattacagcaaCTTAAAAATCACACTCCAGTTAATATTGCTGTAGCAGTTTTAACTGGGTCTAAACTGCTGCAAAAGTGCTATTGGTTGCCATAGCGAtacacagaatttttttttcctgaaggataagaattggaaaaaaatgaaaaaattaaatcctcAACTTTCTCCAAAgcttcctcctctgttttttttttttttttatatcaggcAACAGATCCCGTATATAGAGAAACGTCAGACCCAATTTACTTGGGGCCCAAGTGAGGCCAGTTAAATTTGAAAGAGGCACCATAAGGGTTCAGGACATTTAAGAAATGTTGCACATACGTGTCCAAACTTGGAAGTTGTAGCTTTGAGAAAACTGTGTATACTCTgccaaaaatctacaaaattatTCTCAATCAATAACCTTGTGAcctattttctttctgattttggCATGTCAAATATCATTTATACCATTCTTCACGATCAAATGGACAATTCTTTATTAGCgttgaaaaaaatctaagcCTTCTTATAACTGCTGACCAGGTTTTACCATTTTTCTGCTGGTATTTTGATGGGTTATATTTTGGTGATGATGTCTGAAGACCTCTTTGGCAAAGAGACTTTTAGGcctctttgccatcaccctaatctgcAGTTCCCTCTCCCAAACATGAACATGTTAGTAGCTACAAAAGAACCAACAACTTTAAGCTTAAATCTGCTtagtaaatgaaaaattagggctttatcttttaagaaaataataaaatataatattctaTTAAGGGATTATTAAGTATATTGATTCAGTAGAGTGCTGTCATATCggtaatattattttattattaattttaaataaacacattgtgcgttttgtgtttaaacattatatatatatatatataaatgtttagcTGCCTATGGAATAGCAAATtgacttttgagattttttcctttaaactaCTCCTTTTCATTCAAGACTTCTACACTTATGTCATCATGTgatatgttcattttaaatgtaaatgtactaaataaacaaatgaacttaaaatattaatatgtgGGTTTCCCCGTGCCTAGCAACGCCCCTGGTCCCATGATTGCTTTGTGCGCCCCTGCTGCTGGAGGCGCTGATTGGCTCTGCTAAAGCTGAAGGAGGAGTTTTACCTCTAGACTCGTTTCACAACAAATCCACTTTAGATAACACAATAACACGGCTTTTGTAATCATTACATATTAACATCAAAATGACTGCGCATAAAGcaccttttatttaaaaaaatgaatcacGTAATCATCGTAAAACTGAGCTCTTCGAGTCGTTTTCCAGTCTAGATTCATGTAGTCAACTtgctaaaatgaaaacagtctgTGTGGCTGAAAGAGCTTCACTCTGCTTTACCTGCCAAGTCGTAAAACTTCTCGGTTCTGAACGCTGCAGCCAGAGCCCAGCCGGCCCACTGGATCCCCAGGTCGGTGAGGGCGCATTTGGCGAGGGCGCTTCCCATGATCATGTCCTGCAGCGCGGCGAGCAGCGCGGCGATCTGAGCGCCTGTCATAAAgccacttcttcttcttcttcttcttttctattatggcgggtcgcaatcaactttaaggtgcataccgccacctactgtacacgaGTGTGTAGCAACAGTATTCTACATCAgtcatattctattttttaattttgtgttttgaagaaaaataaataacgctTTTCTTATCATACAAATATCCATTATATTTCCATCATTTCCCAATATTCCTTTCAGACTCCATTCTTGATCTGTCTTTCCAACTATTCTTCTCAATTTCTCCCTTTCACGTTCAtatgttttacagttcagtattatatgttctacattttctttctctccacatttttcgcatttatcattatttttcttccctattaaatataaagtatcatttaaatatgtgtgCCCTACTCTCAATCtagtcattattatttcttcccttctaTTTCTCTCCTTAACATTTCTACTAAATATtgacttctgtattttatataatttccttcctttcttatcttcattccatcttttttgccatatttccatttctttattcttaataattgatttcccttcccctttGCCAATAGGTATTTTAATCGTTATTGCCTGATCTAAAGccctttttgctaatttatctgccctttcattgccttttacaCCTTGATGTGCTGgtacccaacagaaccaaacatcaatgccaccTCTGTATAATCTAAATAAGCTATGTTGAATTTCTAGGACTAGATCTTTCCTATTGTTTCCTTCTCCTTGAATACTTTCTATGACTGCTTTGGAATCTGTGCAAATTACTACTCTGTCTGGACGCACCTCCTCTACCCACTGCAAACTGATgataactgccaccatttctgccGTGAATACAGATAGTTGATCAGATAATCTTTTAGATATGTCAATTTTAAACTCAGATATATAAATTCCTATTCCCACACATCCTTTTGaattcttagaaccatctgaatatattttagcataattatAATATGAGTTTCTTAAGTAAATTTCGGTTTTTACccctatttcttttaaattccaatcgtttttcattttaaggagtTTTATGTCTACATTTACTGCCGGAAATATCCATGAAGGGCTAACgttaattggattaaattgagctatttctttatcttctaattcatatattttaatccatttgtttatgatccatccaaatccattaCTATGGAACTTTGAGTATtcccaacaatattttaatattgttgaatttacattttcatcttttttactttttattttcatccagtatgtcagagctaattttattcttcttatttctaGTGGAATCTCTCCAGTCTCTACTAGAAGGGCATTAATAGGTGTCGTTTTCACTGCTCCTGTACATATACGTAAAGCCCTATTCTGTAAAGTAtctattttttgtaatgttgttttagCTGCTACTCCATATATAAAACTACCGTAGTCTATTGTTGATCTCATGAGAGCCCTATATATGTTTAATAATGACTGTCTATCTGCACCCCAGTtatttccagccacagcctTTAGTAGATTTATCACTTTCTTACATTTAGTTTCCAGATTCTTTGTATGCGTTTTCCATGTATATGATTGATCCAACCATATTCccagatatttaaattctgCTACCCTTTCCAATGGTTGTTCATATAATGTTATTGTACCTATgtctatgtttttcttatttgtaaaaatcatatAACAAGATTTACTTGTTGATAATTTAAAACCCCATTCAAAGgaccatttttctactttattaatCGCTTTCTTAATTTTACCTATAACAAATCTTGTATTCTTTCCTCTCATCCATAAAACTCCATCATCAGCATataatgcagattttatacattcttctgtttcagaaaagatatcatttatcataatattaaatAGTATTGGGCTAATTGCACTACCTTGTGGAATTCCATTTTCAATATTCAATTCTTTTGAGTAATCATTTCCaatcttaacttttatttttctatccttcaaaaaatttgctatccaattaaacattttccctccTATTCccatctgcttcatttttataagtagTCCTTCTCTCCATAATGAATCATAAGCTTTTTCTATGTCCAAAAATACTACaatcataatttctttcatttttaaagctttctctatATCATTACTAATTCTAGTTATTGCGTCCATTGTTGATCTTCCTTTCCTAAATCCGCACTGATTTTCATTGATTAATTTCTTATGATCAAGAATAAATTCTAGTCTATTAATCactattttctccatccatttactTAAGTGTGAAGTTAATGCTATTGGTCTGTAATTATTTGGATTTGCAGGATCTTTCCCTGGTTTGTTAAACGGCAGGATTATTGCTCTCTTCCATCTATTTGGTATTAAaccttctttccatattttattaaatagttttaatattaattctAATGTTACTTCAGGGATCTGTTTAaacatagcatagcatagctGATCTTCCCCAGGAGCTGAATATCCTGTCCCTTTCAATACTGCTTTAATTTCCTTCATGGTTATATTTATGTCTAATGTTGAATtatatgtttgactttttcccaaaatatttttatgcttgctAATTTTTTGATTCATCTGTTGTCTATGAATGTTTGTAAGATGTTCCCCACTATGTACTGCCGCAAATGCTTCCCCCAACAAATCtgccttatctttatttaacacTACTACTTCCTGATCTCTGACTAAGGCTGGTATTTTAATACCACTCCTTTTCCCAATCATTTTCCTAAACATTGAccatacattttgcaatttaatttcagatcCTATTGAGGAAGTATATTCTCTCCacgttttctttttggcttccTTAATAATTTTACGAGCtactgctcttttctttttataattaataagagtttcaagtgttaaatttttctgcagtattttaaaTGCCCTGTTACGATCTTTAATCGCTCTAGTACATTCATCATTCCACCAAGGGactacttttttcttcccttttattattgtttttggtatacttgaatttgcagcatttaaaatatgttttgttatctgGCTTGTACACTCTTCTATGTTACCTTTTAATGTAACCAAATGTCTGCTTTCCTCAcactttactttaaattttttccaatcagctttattaaagcacCATCTTGTGATTATGACATCTTCTTGCCTCtttatattatcattaattatAGTACTTACTGGAAAATGATCACTCCCTATTGTAGATTCCCTGTTGACGTTCCATTCACATGATCCTACAAGACAGTCAGATACTAATGTAATGTCTAGACATgaggttgtatttttatatacattaacTCTGGTACCTTTTCCATTGTTAAGACAAACTAGTGACCTTTCATCCATTATTTCTTCTATTATGTTGCCATTTTGATCTGTCTTTTTGCTGCCCCAGAGACTATTATGAGCATTAAAATCACCGCACCATACTTCTCTTCTATGTAATTTCCCAGCCATTTCCTTAAGCTTTTTACAATCGagatttttacatggattataatagtttataattttaatattaccatattttcttacattaaatatttctataataaTACATTCTAATTCATTATTCATTGGGATTTTCTTATAAGCTATTCCATCTTTAATTAAGGTAGCACATCCTCCTCCATTACAATCACTTCTATCCTGTCTTTCCATGTTATATCCAGGGATCTTAAAATCTAGATTTGgttttaaccatgtttcttgTATACATATAATATCAGGGATTATTTCtaattcataaatatactttttaaattcttgtccaTTGGCTATTAAGCTTCGAGCATTCCATTGAAGTAtatataaaaccattaaaaagaaCACTTGGATCCTAGTCCTGTGTATTTCCTGTAGTTTCAGTGGCACTTAGAATGGTATGTATTTGATCTGCTTGTATTTCTTTCATATCTAAAAATCTTCCAGCTGCTGTTACTAttgccttttattttatcacttttcttcttcatttgcaCTGTTACATTAACAATATGGCATATAAATGCTacgaagttttcttttttcaccacCATCGTATCTTCATCCACTCTACATTTATGCAAGCATgcattttggatatttggaTTTGGAGCCAGTATTTGTCTCTGCCCGTTCTGCACTTGATTTATATTCCAAGCTGAGTTTCTTTGACCTGTTTCTCCCATTCCTCTATTACTgtctttctttactcttttaAGGCTTCAGCATATGAAattctttctgtaattttaactCTTTGAGCTTCCCTAGCTTCCTTTTGTATTTGACATCCACCATAAGCTGCACTATGTTCTCTccacaattacaacatttgatttttgcatctttctcacattttccatATTCATGTGGACCTCCACATCTTGCACACCTGATTTTTCCTTTGCATTCCTTTGCAGTGTGTCCCATTCTTTGACACTTGAAACAGCGGAGGGGTTTACGGATATACTCTCTAACTCTATAGTTCATGTAACCCAGCTGGATATTTCCAGGCATactattttcaaactgtaaaattacTGCCATAGTATCTTTAAGTTCCCCgtctcttttacttttaatcctAGTGGCATCAGTTATTTTCCTCCTTTGATTTCTGCTTTCACATCTTCCATTGTCATTTCCAGCGGAACTCCTGAAATCACTCCTCTTAGCCTCGCTAACAATCCTGGTATATGAGTTCTAACTCTTTCCCCCATtaggtttttcattttcatgatcTTTTGTTGCTGTGATTCGCTGTTAGCATGTATCAGCACTCTTCTGTTGTTCATGATTctagccatttttatttttcctatttctgcCTCTATTGCTTTAGTCAGTTTTATGGGATGTATAGCTCCCCCCTCTTGCTTGAATTCTACCACGACTTTATATTCTGCTTCTAAATTAGCTTGACTCTGTTCATCTGAATTCGccctgtcatttgtttttgttcttttgctaaTGTCTGCTCTTGTCTCACTTTCTTCTGACCAACTTCTTgctctttcttgtcttttcttaattgttcttttcattCGTGATGATCTAGAAATCATCCACTCCATCTCATTCCCactatttcctcctgatgtAGAAGCCATGTAGCTACAGTCAATGTACAGTTTATGCTAACCGCCAAAATTCAAATCCTACCGCCTTGTTTGTTCCGTTCACTCTCCAACCTCCTTCGAAAACTTGCAAAACCATCCACGACCTCATAAAGCCACGCCTCCAAAAACCAGACAAATACTAAACAGTTTGGGTAAAGTTCACCGCCGAGATTCCACAGGAAGCGGGTTCTGCAATGAACTCTGGGTAGTGTAGTAAAAAGAGCGTCTTCTGGTGGAAGTTAAATGTAGGTTAGGTTAAGGTAGATTAAGTACCTACGACGACGTATCAGCACAGTCGATGCTGATACATCTAAACAGGAATACATAGAAATACAAat encodes:
- the si:ch211-210c8.6 gene encoding uncharacterized protein si:ch211-210c8.6 — encoded protein: MTGAQIAALLAALQDMIMGSALAKCALTDLGIQWAGWALAAAFRTEKFYDLAGSGTFILLAHLSRIWGGASHTRQKVQTGLVTAWGLRLGTFLFLRILKDGHDRRFNNVRDSPGTFFVYWSVQAVWVFMTLLPTLMLNTEKRNVPLGPRDYIGWTVWGIGFAAEAIADQQKWLFKRDPDNAGKFIQSGLWGYSRHPNYFGEILQWSGLWLSASSVMQGPQYLSVASPLFVWFLLRYVSGIPILEKQAMKKWGSEAAFQSYVKNTPLLWPWPKF